One genomic window of Acidovorax radicis includes the following:
- a CDS encoding OmpA family protein: MVCEAIAGVLARREAFVLAAALAVPGMAKAIDVVRSGRSLAAVPTHLVPASGAPSTVLQRQGDAGGLAAQSPQTTLQPSTGPRTLLREAEVPAHRLEQTRALLAELKARPTPEQAISIDLPADVLFDFDKAELRVDAAASLDKASELIKSYPTAPLTVVGHTDGKGTDAYNDSLSLRRADAVAQVLLRQTGRQAHAEGRGKRQPLAPNTTPDGRDDPQGRQLNRRVQILIGVPPGVKR, from the coding sequence ATGGTGTGCGAAGCCATCGCGGGAGTGCTGGCGCGGCGGGAGGCCTTCGTGCTGGCGGCGGCTCTGGCTGTGCCGGGCATGGCCAAGGCGATCGATGTGGTGCGCAGCGGCCGGTCGCTGGCCGCAGTGCCGACACATCTGGTGCCTGCATCGGGGGCGCCTTCCACGGTGCTGCAGCGGCAAGGTGACGCGGGCGGTCTGGCGGCGCAGTCCCCGCAGACCACGCTGCAGCCCAGCACCGGGCCGCGCACCCTGTTGCGCGAGGCAGAGGTTCCCGCCCACCGGCTGGAGCAGACGCGCGCGCTGCTGGCCGAGCTCAAGGCCCGCCCCACGCCCGAGCAGGCTATTTCCATTGATTTACCGGCCGATGTTTTGTTCGATTTTGACAAGGCCGAACTGCGTGTGGATGCGGCGGCGTCGCTGGACAAAGCCTCAGAGCTGATCAAGAGCTACCCCACCGCACCGCTGACGGTGGTGGGCCACACCGACGGCAAGGGCACCGATGCCTACAACGACAGCCTCTCGCTGCGCCGCGCGGATGCCGTGGCGCAAGTCCTGCTGCGCCAGACGGGCCGTCAGGCCCATGCCGAGGGCCGTGGCAAGCGCCAGCCGCTGGCGCCCAACACCACCCCTGACGGGCGGGACGATCCGCAAGGGCGGCAACTGAACCGGCGCGTCCAGATTCTGATCGGGGTGCCCCCTGGCGTGAAAAGATAG
- a CDS encoding DUF1513 domain-containing protein, with translation MATDLRRRHALATLAGLGACVITPGTAFAKVGDRVRLAAAWERQGSFHIGLLSTQEGAGQALQIHAALEVPTRAHGLCVLPDGSVLATARRPGDWLVRWRPGAGGEPQWLWQDGDRSFNGHVLASADGQRIYTTETDAETGASWVVVRDARTLAKTTEWPTHGIDAHELIWDTQAGKGNGGATLIVANGGVPTTPEIGRVKRNLDAMDSSLVRLDARTGRLRGQWRLQDQRLSLRHLAWSPDGTTLGIALQAEHNDAAVKDAAPVLALFDGMALRVVPTPQHIAQSIHGYGGSMAATPTGWAVSCPRAHGIATFSLRGGWQGLVPLPQVCALAVRDGALWAAGLGASLQDAQATARVSHPHGASLQGARLDNHWGVAHENVTKNRP, from the coding sequence ATGGCGACTGACCTACGCCGCCGCCATGCGCTGGCCACTCTCGCGGGCCTGGGCGCCTGCGTGATTACCCCCGGCACGGCATTCGCCAAAGTCGGTGATCGCGTTCGACTGGCCGCTGCCTGGGAGCGCCAGGGCAGCTTTCACATCGGCCTGCTGTCCACACAGGAAGGCGCTGGGCAGGCGCTGCAGATTCACGCCGCGCTGGAAGTGCCGACGCGCGCCCACGGCCTGTGTGTGCTGCCCGACGGGTCGGTGCTGGCCACCGCCCGCAGGCCCGGCGACTGGCTGGTGCGGTGGCGGCCCGGCGCTGGCGGAGAGCCCCAGTGGCTGTGGCAAGACGGAGACCGCTCCTTCAACGGCCATGTACTGGCCAGCGCCGACGGCCAGCGGATCTACACCACCGAAACCGATGCCGAGACCGGCGCGAGCTGGGTCGTGGTGCGCGACGCTCGCACGCTCGCAAAAACCACCGAGTGGCCCACCCACGGCATCGACGCGCACGAATTGATCTGGGACACGCAGGCCGGCAAAGGCAACGGCGGCGCCACCCTGATCGTCGCCAACGGCGGCGTGCCCACCACGCCCGAAATCGGCCGCGTCAAGCGCAACCTGGACGCCATGGACTCATCGCTCGTGCGGCTCGACGCCCGCACGGGCAGGCTGCGGGGCCAATGGCGCCTGCAGGACCAACGCCTGAGCCTGCGCCACTTGGCCTGGAGCCCCGATGGAACCACGCTGGGCATCGCGTTGCAGGCCGAGCACAACGACGCTGCCGTCAAAGACGCAGCCCCCGTGCTGGCCCTGTTCGACGGCATGGCGCTTCGCGTAGTGCCCACGCCCCAGCACATCGCGCAGAGCATTCACGGCTACGGCGGCAGCATGGCCGCCACACCCACCGGCTGGGCAGTGAGCTGCCCGCGCGCCCACGGCATCGCCACGTTTTCATTGCGGGGGGGGTGGCAGGGCCTGGTGCCGCTGCCCCAGGTGTGCGCGCTGGCGGTGCGCGACGGTGCGCTGTGGGCGGCAGGCCTGGGTGCCAGCCTGCAGGATGCACAGGCCACTGCGCGGGTAAGCCATCCGCATGGCGCCAGCCTGCAAGGTGCGCGGCTGGACAACCACTGGGGCGTGGCACATGAAAATGTCACCAAAAATCGGCCTTAG
- a CDS encoding di-heme oxidoredictase family protein → MKHPLRLAAASIGIIALGSLGVGALTAAPQPDPLGEKPGGETTVFATGRNAFSFPAANLTDEERTRFVIGNSFFRRNWVEAPASTKARDGLGPHFIARSCGGCHVQDGRGEPPAIFNRLGETKDPTVALLIRLSIPGTDAHGGPKHDPVYGDQFNNAAIQGVKPEGRVTLRYDTIKGQFADGTPYTLQQPIYGFADLGYGPMHPDVMTSPRIAPQIIGVGLLEAIAEADILANAANQAATPGPIKGVPNKVWDAPASRMMVGRFGWKANVASIAHQTGGAFLGDMGITSRHFAQETCTPTQKDCLDAPSGQNSRKGGGKQGQSGVEIDDKTLADVIFYQATLAPPARRNINDAQVLRGQALFSQAQCATCHRPSYVTKEGHNDGVSPLLTSKALNGQRIAPYTDLLVHDMGERLADGRPDFGANGRQWKTPPLWGAGLIKDVNGHTRLLHDGRARGVLEAVLWHGGEAEGAKDQVLKMKKADRDALVKFVESL, encoded by the coding sequence ATGAAGCATCCCCTGCGCCTGGCGGCAGCCAGCATCGGCATCATCGCCCTCGGCAGCCTTGGTGTCGGCGCCTTGACGGCAGCGCCCCAGCCCGATCCGTTGGGCGAAAAACCCGGCGGCGAGACCACGGTGTTCGCCACCGGGCGCAATGCCTTTTCGTTCCCGGCCGCCAACCTGACCGATGAGGAGCGCACACGCTTCGTCATCGGCAACTCGTTCTTCCGGCGCAACTGGGTGGAGGCGCCTGCCTCCACCAAGGCGCGCGACGGGCTGGGCCCCCACTTCATCGCGCGTTCGTGCGGCGGCTGCCACGTGCAGGACGGCCGGGGCGAGCCGCCAGCGATCTTCAACCGCCTGGGCGAAACCAAGGACCCCACCGTGGCCCTGTTGATCCGTCTGTCCATCCCCGGCACCGACGCGCATGGCGGCCCCAAGCACGACCCGGTATACGGCGACCAGTTCAATAACGCGGCCATCCAGGGCGTCAAGCCCGAAGGCCGCGTGACCCTGCGTTACGACACCATCAAGGGCCAATTTGCCGACGGCACGCCCTACACGCTACAACAGCCCATCTACGGCTTTGCCGACCTGGGCTACGGCCCTATGCACCCGGACGTGATGACGAGCCCGCGCATTGCGCCGCAGATCATCGGCGTGGGCCTGCTCGAAGCCATTGCCGAAGCCGACATCCTGGCCAATGCCGCCAATCAGGCCGCCACCCCTGGCCCCATCAAGGGCGTGCCCAACAAGGTGTGGGATGCCCCCGCCAGCCGCATGATGGTCGGCCGCTTCGGCTGGAAGGCCAACGTGGCCAGCATCGCGCACCAGACAGGCGGCGCCTTCCTGGGCGACATGGGCATCACCTCGCGCCACTTCGCGCAGGAAACCTGCACGCCCACGCAAAAGGACTGCCTGGACGCACCCAGCGGCCAGAACAGCAGGAAGGGTGGCGGCAAACAGGGCCAGTCCGGCGTGGAGATCGACGACAAGACCCTGGCAGACGTGATCTTCTACCAGGCCACTCTGGCACCGCCCGCACGCCGGAACATCAACGACGCGCAAGTGCTGCGCGGCCAGGCGCTGTTCTCGCAGGCCCAGTGCGCCACCTGCCACCGCCCGAGCTACGTCACCAAGGAAGGTCACAACGACGGTGTTTCCCCCCTGCTGACCAGCAAGGCGCTGAACGGCCAACGCATCGCCCCCTACACCGACCTGCTGGTGCACGACATGGGCGAGCGCCTGGCCGATGGCCGACCCGACTTCGGCGCCAACGGCCGCCAGTGGAAAACCCCGCCGCTGTGGGGCGCGGGCCTCATTAAGGACGTGAACGGCCACACCCGCCTGCTGCACGACGGCCGCGCGCGCGGTGTGCTCGAAGCCGTACTGTGGCACGGCGGCGAGGCCGAGGGCGCCAAGGACCAGGTGCTCAAGATGAAGAAGGCCGACCGGGATGCGCTCGTGAAATTTGTGGAGTCGTTATGA
- a CDS encoding zinc ribbon domain-containing protein gives MRCPECGREVSSQAPACPSCGYPLQGNGPPSQGPKNALQSPHLWGRVAMVLGAWLITPWIARLIVALAVCVCWRISCSPGGNVAQRAASACCGMARCSSSGPSHSWGSRCLPHGHVCDSGKDSASIYYIFDS, from the coding sequence ATGCGTTGCCCGGAATGTGGGCGTGAAGTTTCGTCGCAGGCACCTGCCTGCCCTTCCTGTGGGTACCCGCTGCAGGGCAACGGGCCACCATCTCAGGGGCCGAAGAACGCACTCCAGTCGCCGCACCTGTGGGGCCGTGTGGCCATGGTGCTGGGCGCTTGGCTGATCACCCCCTGGATCGCACGTCTCATCGTGGCGCTGGCGGTGTGTGTGTGCTGGCGTATTTCATGTTCACCGGGCGGTAATGTGGCGCAGCGCGCAGCGTCTGCGTGCTGCGGTATGGCCAGGTGCTCATCATCTGGGCCCTCGCATTCGTGGGGTTCCCGATGCCTACCGCACGGCCATGTGTGCGACAGCGGCAAAGATAGTGCATCAATTTACTATATTTTTGATAGCTAA
- a CDS encoding CsgG/HfaB family protein — MTRKILRWTALALAAATLAGCASTENALKDANTLLAEREADKLLPVTNLSPYSLALGRFGRMLDVYKEGDPVIYMQTRSILDATNLSSPLVGAEIPGDITEMVRTAVNRIGARVVYVPYHPDYLISQAQLGAKFGVTMPDFLITGALTEFDRAIAGAGRVNSAGIEFGGGNGKVTLGGDVKRTAIYSALALDLNLVSFSTQQMVPQIQASNVVKVLNFSSEDNASLGFYGDAFGFKLEGKYLQGRHSAIRTLVDLSVLELVGKATNTPYWRCIPNGKPDPVVVDNMRSAFNGLSPELKLGLIQVTLRKYGEPVQVTQKLDDATRQALEKVYGTRYASLGAVDVMTWQGFEPLFFGVPMAWEVAQAPVAGAPAVKVKAGS, encoded by the coding sequence ATGACAAGAAAAATTCTGCGATGGACGGCGCTCGCACTGGCCGCTGCAACGCTGGCTGGCTGCGCGTCGACCGAGAACGCGTTGAAGGACGCCAACACCCTGCTGGCAGAGCGCGAAGCCGACAAACTGCTGCCCGTGACCAACCTCAGCCCCTATTCGCTGGCCTTGGGCCGGTTTGGGCGGATGCTTGATGTGTACAAAGAGGGCGATCCCGTCATCTACATGCAGACGCGCAGCATCCTGGACGCGACCAACCTTTCCAGCCCCCTCGTGGGCGCAGAGATACCGGGGGATATCACCGAGATGGTGCGCACCGCCGTCAATCGCATTGGCGCGCGCGTGGTGTATGTGCCCTACCACCCCGACTACCTGATATCGCAGGCGCAGCTAGGGGCCAAGTTCGGTGTGACGATGCCGGACTTTCTGATCACGGGGGCGCTCACCGAGTTTGACCGCGCTATCGCAGGTGCGGGCCGTGTGAATTCGGCCGGCATCGAATTCGGTGGCGGCAACGGCAAGGTGACGCTGGGCGGTGATGTCAAGCGCACGGCCATCTATTCCGCGCTGGCGCTGGACCTGAATCTGGTGAGCTTCTCCACGCAGCAGATGGTTCCGCAGATTCAGGCATCCAACGTGGTGAAGGTCCTGAACTTCAGCTCGGAGGACAACGCCAGCCTGGGCTTCTACGGGGATGCCTTCGGCTTCAAGCTCGAAGGCAAATACCTGCAGGGGCGCCACTCTGCCATTCGCACCCTCGTGGACCTGAGCGTGCTTGAACTGGTGGGCAAGGCCACCAACACACCGTACTGGCGTTGCATTCCCAACGGCAAGCCCGACCCCGTGGTGGTGGACAACATGCGCAGCGCGTTCAATGGCCTCAGCCCCGAACTCAAGCTCGGACTGATTCAAGTGACCCTGCGCAAATATGGCGAGCCGGTGCAGGTGACCCAGAAACTGGACGATGCCACCCGGCAGGCCCTTGAGAAGGTGTATGGCACACGCTATGCATCGCTTGGCGCGGTGGACGTGATGACCTGGCAGGGCTTCGAGCCGCTGTTTTTTGGTGTTCCGATGGCCTGGGAAGTGGCGCAGGCCCCTGTGGCGGGTGCGCCGGCTGTCAAGGTCAAGGCGGGCTCATGA
- a CDS encoding sel1 repeat family protein, whose product MKRAIWTLQGWSLCIASAGLHIAAMAQVPPSPPVAPAAPGSPLAPAQAPAPAANVGARFVEACNQSLERGVTDLGCQGPIYRNELERLKREALTTQNPQLLSFVGGAYENPRSGLGDMGQAYRWYLLAAVRGDPRAMQRLTEMNRKGQGVPKDSVKALGYARLLERLAQPNSDPQRHAATVINELGSEMAVEEVALAERFAAELEARIQRQATADTGAVGGPPQPAMSPARPGGGLPGISSVPRNRVVTPPSADAPAGGGLPGMPGKAAPQ is encoded by the coding sequence ATGAAGCGTGCCATTTGGACGTTGCAGGGCTGGAGCCTTTGTATCGCCAGCGCCGGCCTGCACATCGCCGCCATGGCGCAGGTGCCCCCGTCCCCGCCGGTGGCTCCTGCTGCGCCTGGCAGCCCGTTGGCGCCCGCCCAGGCCCCTGCGCCTGCTGCCAATGTGGGCGCGCGGTTTGTCGAGGCCTGCAACCAATCTCTGGAGCGCGGCGTGACTGACCTGGGCTGCCAAGGGCCCATTTACCGCAATGAACTGGAGCGCCTCAAGCGTGAGGCGCTGACCACGCAGAACCCCCAGTTGTTGTCGTTTGTAGGCGGTGCCTACGAGAACCCGCGCTCGGGCCTCGGGGACATGGGCCAGGCCTACCGCTGGTACCTGCTGGCGGCCGTGCGCGGAGACCCTCGGGCCATGCAGCGCCTGACGGAGATGAATCGAAAGGGGCAGGGCGTGCCCAAAGACAGCGTGAAAGCGCTGGGTTATGCGCGGTTGCTTGAGCGACTGGCGCAGCCCAACAGTGATCCCCAGCGACACGCCGCCACCGTGATCAACGAGCTGGGTTCAGAGATGGCGGTGGAAGAAGTGGCCTTGGCCGAACGTTTTGCTGCCGAGCTGGAGGCCCGTATTCAGCGCCAGGCAACCGCAGACACGGGCGCCGTGGGCGGCCCGCCACAGCCGGCAATGTCCCCGGCGCGGCCCGGCGGGGGACTGCCGGGGATTTCTTCGGTCCCGCGAAACAGGGTGGTGACGCCGCCCTCTGCGGATGCGCCCGCAGGGGGTGGGTTGCCCGGCATGCCGGGGAAAGCGGCGCCGCAATGA
- a CDS encoding imelysin family protein, whose protein sequence is MKTSLLAAALLLATLPPLAAQAQSAAPTAPTIPAWQRNAVPFYDTVHALQGIYGHWTLPRAQDFDRDARALVPAVAALCQVPAADGTTALESARTAWQATARAWEQLAAVSVGPVIARRSQRAIDFTPTRPALIDKAIAAQPQGAKAFERIGTPAKGLPALEWLLWTRPAQLGSPACSYAREVAQDVARESAALAKAYADAATTDWGAEDEQEASTQAISEFVNQWVGGIERLRWAQMDKPLRAAGSGSRTRTPDYPRTASGTTLAAWAATWGSLRSLTALPASASIPAAGEALVPLEMVLRGKGLNPLADTLRQATDKVDASMAQVQKSGLQDKTAIQQTVRDLAALKFLAESEVAPALQVSIGFSDADGD, encoded by the coding sequence ATGAAAACATCCCTCCTTGCAGCCGCCCTGCTGCTGGCCACCCTGCCCCCTCTCGCAGCGCAGGCACAGTCTGCGGCGCCCACTGCACCCACCATCCCGGCCTGGCAGCGCAACGCCGTGCCCTTCTACGACACGGTGCATGCCCTGCAAGGCATCTACGGCCACTGGACTCTGCCGCGCGCGCAGGACTTTGACCGCGATGCGCGCGCCCTGGTGCCCGCCGTGGCGGCGTTGTGCCAGGTGCCGGCGGCAGACGGCACGACCGCGCTCGAATCCGCACGCACCGCCTGGCAGGCCACAGCCCGCGCGTGGGAGCAGCTCGCCGCCGTGTCCGTCGGCCCGGTCATCGCACGCCGCAGCCAACGCGCCATCGACTTCACGCCCACACGCCCTGCACTGATCGACAAAGCCATCGCTGCCCAGCCCCAGGGCGCCAAGGCCTTCGAGCGCATCGGCACGCCAGCCAAAGGCCTGCCCGCACTGGAATGGCTGCTGTGGACGCGCCCCGCCCAGCTCGGTAGCCCTGCCTGCAGCTACGCCCGTGAGGTGGCCCAGGACGTGGCGCGTGAATCGGCCGCACTCGCCAAGGCCTATGCCGACGCGGCGACCACCGACTGGGGCGCCGAGGACGAGCAAGAGGCATCCACCCAGGCCATCAGCGAATTCGTGAACCAGTGGGTGGGCGGCATCGAACGCCTGCGCTGGGCACAGATGGACAAGCCGCTGCGCGCCGCTGGATCGGGATCCCGCACCCGCACGCCGGACTACCCTCGCACCGCCAGCGGCACCACGCTGGCCGCCTGGGCCGCCACCTGGGGCAGTCTGCGCAGCCTGACCGCCTTGCCCGCCAGCGCCAGCATCCCTGCCGCTGGCGAGGCTCTGGTGCCGCTGGAGATGGTCCTGCGCGGCAAGGGCCTGAACCCGCTGGCCGACACGCTGCGCCAGGCCACCGACAAGGTCGACGCGTCGATGGCCCAGGTGCAGAAGTCCGGCCTGCAGGACAAGACAGCCATCCAGCAGACCGTGCGCGACCTGGCCGCGCTGAAGTTCCTGGCCGAATCCGAAGTGGCGCCTGCGCTGCAGGTGAGCATTGGCTTCTCGGACGCCGATGGCGACTGA
- a CDS encoding beta strand repeat-containing protein: MGLTTAVAPVHEAAAQESMLAGLGWHKNSVGTQVDAGSQLQVQGNRSSGPVVSTGGKGSALANAGMRVDLAGTAQANAVGLAAMDVRQSQIAVLGNQVTGFVNALGGAATANVVLAASATGAQPLTASRLVVVGNRAADIAAFGAKSEVLLGTGSLQMPGRATANSVLLDATAVRNTEAVVSGNDALRVTSIGGSALANALTAARSVLENTRIVQTGNRAQEVRAGGGSAGVGRGTLAQVDLTGVAGANAVALASSELRGARLSVVGNQAAQLTATGGSALANSISFADHRLAGSAGYQAAVSANSARNVQAFGGEGSILGGALADVRVSATALANTISVSRGELAEAPVHQIVGNTAQDVVATGGAAVANSVWLDAARVSGGTLVVAGNDANTVRTTGGSGGVGGGVVAALDRNGRALANAVAADQQSTLERSAVAMVGNRAQSVTGSGGLAAVNALTVSEGRVQNTSVSLAGNRADGVRSTGYSAQAGGGVLFAATQQSVALANAIAVTGAQLDAQSVAVVGNTASRLDARGGALQANSVALESGAGSASHLSAAGALTGNTATDMTTAADSASAVGGLAGRESRARAAANALVLHDRSFMDTASPWLIAGNTARGVHATGGTALVNALAAYRGARVQGTPVVIAGNVGENIRASGGSSQALGVGSGSNGVLAANGLYMDGSGDTSLARSALQVVGNSARQLDAQGGRINANALSINAEGRVDGTTVSVAGNVASNVHSEGREGTVGGFAAFGKGVGQANANAVQVLGAMRAASLQLIGNSASSVGASNGLAAANSFSQGAAGRVDGVQALIAGNSAASTQADQGSTALANSVQVDGTLQGSAVQVVANQGSARAAGKDALANSVRSQSRGRVGSSTITVAANQGAAQQGVANSVDVAGTLQGGSITILGNQGSARDGGVINSVVGDARMAGSQITILGNAGSVSGGLGNSVRGEGSVTASNITILGNQASVQGSGQVNSVSGAGSIKGSQILIAGNAGRASGGGTVNSVRNRGSMAGAQVVLSGNQGDATGGGTVNSVDNRGQLSGRVVIAGNRGSTTMGGTVNSLVNQGVMAGSVMIVGNQGRAMAGGVSNSVVNQGVITGAVTIVGNMSMAAAGMTSGSVRNVGGAITGVAGVAANTPFAANPGYTYTVPSTGIVNQSVTVLPAVTLLSM, from the coding sequence ATGGGCTTGACCACCGCCGTCGCGCCTGTACACGAGGCGGCAGCGCAGGAGTCCATGCTGGCCGGCCTGGGCTGGCACAAGAACAGCGTCGGAACACAGGTGGATGCGGGCAGCCAGCTCCAGGTCCAGGGCAATCGCTCGTCGGGGCCGGTGGTTTCCACCGGCGGCAAGGGGTCTGCCCTGGCCAACGCGGGCATGCGGGTCGATCTGGCTGGCACCGCGCAGGCCAATGCCGTGGGCTTGGCGGCCATGGACGTGCGGCAGTCCCAGATCGCGGTGCTGGGCAACCAGGTCACAGGCTTTGTGAATGCGCTGGGGGGTGCCGCCACGGCCAATGTGGTGTTGGCGGCCAGCGCTACGGGCGCTCAGCCACTCACGGCAAGCCGTCTGGTGGTGGTGGGCAACCGCGCCGCAGACATTGCTGCTTTTGGCGCCAAGTCCGAGGTGCTGCTGGGTACGGGATCGTTGCAGATGCCGGGCCGTGCCACTGCCAACAGCGTGTTGCTCGATGCCACGGCGGTGCGCAACACGGAGGCTGTGGTTTCCGGCAACGATGCCCTGCGGGTCACCTCGATCGGCGGATCGGCGCTGGCCAACGCCCTCACGGCCGCTCGCAGCGTGCTGGAGAACACCCGCATTGTGCAAACCGGTAACCGTGCACAAGAGGTGCGCGCGGGCGGTGGCAGTGCTGGCGTGGGGCGGGGCACCCTTGCCCAGGTAGACCTGACCGGGGTCGCGGGGGCCAACGCGGTGGCGCTGGCGTCCAGTGAACTGAGGGGCGCGCGGTTGTCCGTGGTGGGCAACCAGGCGGCGCAACTCACGGCCACGGGCGGCAGCGCTCTGGCCAACAGCATCAGTTTTGCAGACCACCGCCTCGCCGGATCGGCTGGCTACCAGGCGGCCGTCTCGGCCAATTCCGCACGCAATGTGCAGGCCTTCGGTGGTGAAGGCTCCATTTTGGGCGGAGCGCTTGCCGATGTCCGCGTGTCGGCCACAGCCTTGGCCAACACCATTTCCGTGAGCCGGGGGGAACTGGCCGAGGCGCCGGTGCACCAGATTGTGGGCAACACTGCGCAGGATGTCGTGGCCACGGGCGGCGCTGCTGTGGCCAATAGCGTGTGGCTGGACGCCGCACGTGTGAGTGGGGGTACGTTGGTCGTGGCGGGCAACGATGCCAACACCGTGCGCACCACGGGCGGATCAGGCGGCGTAGGCGGTGGCGTGGTGGCGGCATTGGACCGCAACGGGCGCGCACTGGCCAATGCTGTCGCGGCCGACCAGCAATCCACCCTGGAGCGGTCCGCCGTTGCGATGGTTGGTAATCGCGCGCAGTCCGTGACAGGGTCTGGCGGGCTGGCGGCTGTCAATGCCCTCACCGTCAGTGAAGGCCGCGTGCAAAACACGAGCGTTTCACTGGCCGGCAATCGAGCCGACGGCGTGCGGTCCACGGGCTACTCCGCGCAGGCGGGCGGCGGCGTTCTTTTTGCGGCCACGCAGCAGTCGGTGGCCTTGGCGAATGCCATTGCGGTCACGGGCGCGCAACTGGACGCGCAGTCTGTGGCCGTTGTGGGCAACACGGCGTCACGCCTGGATGCACGGGGCGGCGCGTTGCAGGCCAACAGCGTGGCACTGGAAAGCGGGGCGGGCTCTGCATCACACCTGTCGGCTGCGGGCGCGCTCACCGGCAACACCGCCACCGATATGACCACGGCCGCAGATTCCGCATCCGCGGTGGGGGGGCTGGCGGGGCGCGAAAGCCGGGCGCGGGCTGCTGCCAATGCATTGGTGCTGCATGACCGGTCCTTTATGGACACCGCGTCCCCCTGGCTGATTGCCGGCAACACCGCACGCGGCGTGCATGCCACTGGCGGCACGGCGCTGGTGAATGCGCTGGCGGCCTACCGCGGCGCGCGCGTGCAGGGCACGCCCGTGGTCATCGCGGGGAACGTCGGAGAAAACATCCGCGCGAGCGGTGGCTCGTCGCAGGCGCTGGGCGTGGGTTCGGGTTCCAACGGCGTGCTGGCGGCCAATGGCCTGTATATGGATGGCTCCGGCGACACGTCGCTGGCGCGCAGCGCGCTGCAGGTGGTGGGCAACAGTGCGCGGCAGCTGGACGCGCAGGGCGGCCGCATCAATGCCAATGCGTTGTCTATCAACGCCGAAGGCCGTGTCGACGGCACGACCGTGTCCGTGGCCGGCAATGTGGCCTCGAATGTGCACAGCGAAGGGCGTGAAGGCACGGTCGGCGGCTTTGCAGCGTTTGGCAAGGGGGTAGGGCAGGCGAACGCCAATGCCGTTCAGGTGCTGGGGGCCATGCGCGCCGCCAGCCTGCAGCTGATCGGGAACTCGGCCAGTAGCGTGGGGGCAAGCAATGGGCTGGCAGCCGCCAACAGTTTCTCGCAGGGGGCTGCGGGCCGCGTCGATGGCGTGCAGGCCCTGATTGCGGGCAACTCGGCAGCCTCCACCCAGGCGGACCAGGGCAGCACGGCACTGGCCAACAGCGTGCAGGTGGACGGCACACTGCAAGGCAGTGCCGTGCAAGTGGTTGCCAACCAGGGTAGTGCGCGTGCGGCCGGTAAAGACGCGCTGGCCAACAGCGTGCGCAGCCAGAGCCGGGGACGTGTCGGAAGCTCCACCATCACGGTGGCCGCCAACCAGGGCGCTGCGCAGCAAGGCGTGGCCAACAGCGTGGACGTTGCGGGCACCCTGCAGGGCGGCAGCATCACCATTCTGGGCAACCAGGGGTCGGCGCGCGACGGCGGCGTGATCAACAGCGTGGTGGGTGATGCGCGCATGGCGGGCAGCCAGATCACCATCCTCGGCAATGCCGGCTCGGTCAGTGGCGGGTTGGGCAACAGCGTGCGTGGCGAAGGCAGCGTGACCGCTTCGAACATCACCATCCTGGGTAATCAGGCCAGCGTTCAGGGCAGCGGCCAGGTCAACAGCGTTTCGGGCGCAGGCTCCATCAAGGGCAGCCAGATATTGATTGCTGGCAACGCGGGGCGCGCAAGTGGTGGTGGCACGGTCAACAGCGTGCGCAACCGCGGCAGCATGGCCGGTGCGCAGGTGGTGCTGTCAGGCAATCAAGGCGATGCCACGGGCGGTGGCACCGTCAACAGCGTGGACAACCGGGGCCAGTTGTCGGGCCGGGTGGTGATTGCGGGCAATCGGGGCTCGACCACCATGGGGGGCACCGTGAACTCGCTGGTGAATCAGGGTGTGATGGCTGGCAGCGTGATGATTGTGGGCAACCAGGGGCGCGCCATGGCCGGTGGCGTGTCCAACTCGGTCGTCAACCAGGGCGTGATCACTGGCGCCGTGACCATTGTGGGCAACATGTCCATGGCTGCGGCGGGCATGACATCCGGCAGTGTGCGCAATGTCGGCGGCGCCATCACGGGGGTCGCCGGGGTGGCCGCCAACACACCGTTTGCTGCGAACCCTGGCTACACATACACCGTGCCGTCGACAGGCATCGTGAACCAGTCCGTCACCGTGTTGCCTGCGGTGACTCTGCTCAGCATGTAG